In the genome of Tropicibacter oceani, one region contains:
- a CDS encoding SDR family NAD(P)-dependent oxidoreductase produces the protein MTQKSILITGCSSGIGLDAAQGLKARGWRVFASCRQQADCTRLRAMGFESPRLDYADGGSIKSALAEVLAATGGTLDVLFNNGAYAAPGAAEDLPADALRAIFETNVFGWHDLTTRVIPVMRAQGHGRIVNHSSVLGLVVQPWRAAYNTSKFAIEGLTDTLRLEMRDTPIHVITLNTGPVTSKIRVNAIPHFEKWIDWKASPRADQYRETLLPRLYEDNGPDRFELPPSAVTAKLIHAVEASRPKPRYYITTPTYISGMARRLLSTRALDWLLTKGS, from the coding sequence ATGACACAGAAATCCATTCTTATCACGGGCTGTTCGTCGGGCATTGGCCTGGACGCCGCCCAGGGCCTGAAGGCGCGCGGCTGGCGCGTCTTTGCCTCCTGCCGCCAGCAGGCCGACTGCACCCGTCTGCGGGCGATGGGCTTTGAAAGCCCGCGGCTTGACTACGCGGACGGAGGCAGCATCAAATCGGCCCTGGCCGAGGTGCTGGCCGCGACCGGCGGCACGCTGGACGTTCTGTTCAACAACGGCGCCTATGCGGCGCCCGGCGCCGCCGAAGACCTGCCTGCCGACGCCCTGCGCGCGATTTTCGAGACGAATGTCTTTGGTTGGCATGATCTGACGACCCGGGTGATCCCTGTCATGCGGGCGCAGGGGCATGGCCGGATCGTCAACCATTCCTCGGTTCTGGGACTTGTGGTCCAGCCCTGGCGTGCGGCCTACAACACCTCGAAATTCGCGATCGAAGGGCTGACCGACACCCTTCGGCTGGAGATGCGCGACACGCCCATTCACGTGATCACTCTGAACACCGGGCCGGTCACGTCAAAGATCCGCGTCAACGCCATCCCGCATTTCGAGAAATGGATCGACTGGAAGGCTTCGCCGCGCGCCGATCAGTACCGCGAAACGCTGCTGCCCCGCCTGTACGAGGACAACGGCCCGGACCGCTTTGAATTGCCGCCCTCGGCGGTCACCGCCAAGCTGATCCACGCGGTCGAGGCAAGCCGTCCAAAGCCGCGCTATTACATCACCACGCCAACCTACATTTCGGGCATGGCGCGGCGGTTGCTGTCGACGCGGGCGCTGGACTGGCTTTTGACGAAAGGCAGCTAA